The following DNA comes from Verrucomicrobiales bacterium.
GAGATGGTCATGACGGGCTGAGCAAATCCAAGGGCTGGTCGGGGTTGTCCTCGATCGGGCTGGTTAGGTGCGGGAGCCATATGTTGGCTGCAGGCTGCGCAACTTCGCGTTGAAATGTGGCTGCCACGGGAAATGGCCCTGCATATCCGGCCAGACACATTGAAAAGCGGGGAAATCGGTACCGCGATAAAACCAAGTCGCGCAGCCGAAAAGCTCCCGATAGTAGGAGACCTCAACTTCGCGAAATTCACAATCGAAGCGCTCAAGAATGCCTGCTACACGGCTCCCAGCCTGGAAGCGTGTGCCCTTTCGGATGTCGGCCATCAAGTTGTTGATGATGCTCTGCATCATGTGGAG
Coding sequences within:
- a CDS encoding DUF4262 domain-containing protein, translated to MKCEPPTAEDDLERRVLHDVSTVGCHVIKVMGDESGPGFAYSVGLFHNFNHGEILIVGLDLHMMQSIINNLMADIRKGTRFQAGSRVAGILERFDCEFREVEVSYYRELFGCATWFYRGTDFPAFQCVWPDMQGHFPWQPHFNAKLRSLQPTYGSRT